The following DNA comes from Streptomyces globosus.
GCGCGCTGCCGAGGAGCCGGCGTCGGTGGAGGGCCATTCCACCTTCCTGCCATCGCCCGCGTCGATCCCGGCGCAGGCGGCCCCGGGCCCGCCGAACAGCCGCCCGAACGGCCCACGCCGCGGGGCAACTCCGTACAGGCGCTAAGCGGCGGGGGAGGCCTTGCGGGCCAGGAGGAAGCCCTGCGGGCAGTCCTCGCCGGCCTCGGGCTGCCGGACGAGCCGGGCCGACTCCGCCAGCCCGGCACCGGACAGCAGTTCGGCGACCCGGTCCGGGGGCATCCGGTGGACGGTCAGGTCGACGGCATGCCCGTAGGCGCGGTCCAGGCGCACCCGGCCCTCGCCCGCCCCGAAGGCGAGCAGCAGGTGCCCGCCGGGAGCCAGGACACGGGCGAACTCCCCGAACAGGGAAGGAAGCTCCTCCGGCGGGGTGTGCAGGGTGGAGTGCCAGGCCACGGCCCCGGCGAGGGCGCCGTCCGCCACGTCCAGGGAGCCCATGGCGCCCACCTCGAACCGCAGCCCGGGGTGGCTCCGCCGGGCCACCGCCACCATGGCGGGCGAGAGGTCCACGCCGAACGCCCGTACGCCGAGCCGGTTCAGGTGCGCCGTGATCCGGCCCGGCCCGCAGCCCAGGTCCGCGACCGCCGGGCCCGCCGCGCCCCGCGGCCCTCCGGCCCGAACCGATTCGGCGAACGCCGCGAGCAGGGCCCGGTCGAGCGGTCTGCCGTCCAGGGCCGTCCCGAGCAGCCGGGCGCAGTCGACGGCGACGGCGTCGTAGGACGCCCGTACGGAGCTCAGGTACGCGGTCTCGCTCATGCTCCCGGAGACTAGCCCGCCCGGACTGCCCGCTCACCCCCCATAAGGGGGTTGTCCAGGGCCGTCCACTGGTCGCCCGGGACCTCCGGGCTCAGCCGCATCAGGGTCAGGGCCTTCGCCGGCAGCGGGTCCGCCAGCAGCGCCGCCGTGTCGTCCGTGGCGGGCAGCTCCGGTGCCGCCGCGGCCAGGGCCCGGCCGAGGGCCTCCGCCGAGCCTGCGGTCGCCGCCAGGGCGCCCGCGACGAGGGAGCCGAACAGCTTCCGGCGCAGCACCACCGGGTCGTCGGTGACCAGCCGCCCCGCGACCGGCGGCGCCGCGAGGCCGTGCCGGGCGAGCCGGGCCGGGCTGATCCGTACGTCGGCCAGGTCCCGGTAGACCAGCCGCAGCGGGTCCCCGCCGGGGGAGAGGACGACGAGCAGGTTCTGCCCGTGCGCCTCCAGGGCCACCCCCAGCTCCAGCACGCGCAGGCACACCGGCAGCGCGAGGCGCGCGAAACGGGCCTGCCAGTCCGCCGATCGGGCGAACGGGGCGAGGGCCAGTGCCGCGACCGGCACGACCTGCTCGCCGGCCGCGGCGTCCGCGTACGCCTCCGGGGGCTCGCGCAGCACCGCGGCCAGGTCCGGGCCGTGGGCGGTGGCCGCAGCGAGCGTCCGGGTGAAGTGCAGCCGCCCGTCCAGCCGGGCGGCGAGCCCCTGGGCGAACGCCGACACCGCGGCGGCCGTCTCCACCGAGTACCGGGAGATGTCCCGGACGGAGGAGGTCAGCCGGGTGCTCAGCGCGGTCTTGACGTGCGGTCCGCCGCCGACCGGGCTCAGGGTCCGCAGCGCCATCAGCGGGTGGGCCGCGGCGCCGGGCAGCGGGATACGGTCCGCCTGCTTCAGGACGTGCTCGGCCTGCCACGGGTGCACGGGCAGCAGGATCCGGCCGCCCTGGCGCAACCGGTCCGGCCACTCGCCGGTGACCAGGCATTCCGCGGCCGGCACGGACACCGCGGCGAGCTCGACCACCGGCCGGTGCTCCGGCGCGTACGCCAGCTGCTCGGCCACCGTGAAACCGGGACGGGAGCGGCAGCTGGGGTGGTACGGGTGGCCGTCGACGATCCGCTGCTCCCACTCCCAGGCAGCCGCCGGCGCCTCCTCCGGCCCATCGGGCTGGCCGGCCAGGGACAGCGCCAGCGACGCCGTACTGTCGTCCAGCTCCGCGGCGAACGCCTCGCCGTGCGGCACGCCCAGCGCCCTCACCAGCCGTCCCGCCTGCGAGAACACCGCCCCGCCGAGGCGGAGCCCGGTGACGTGCGGCGCGGTGGCGTACGGGTCCGCCGGCGGGCCCTCCAGGCGCCGTCCGTCGGCGAGCAGCACGGCCGTGCCGCCGGGGCCCCGCTCGCGGCGCGCCACCCACGGCAGCGGCTCCGAGGCCAGCGCCCGCCACAGCCGGGTCAGCACGGCGGCCCGGGCGCCGCCGAGCGCCGCCCCGTACGCGGCGACCAGCGCAGGACGCACCTCGGCCAGTTCGGCGGAGACGGCCTCCTCGGCCGGGGAGTCGGGGAGGTTCATGCTGGGGTGCGACACCCTGTTCCTCTCACGGGACGTTGTGGTGATCACGTCATCATCGCGGATACTGAAGATCACGGCCGGGGACGCGCGCAGCGGACGCCCGGCACACAGGATGGACCCGAATGGAATCCGTGGACCTCAACGCCGCAGCCGACGAACTCTCCGCCGCACCCCTGCTCAACTGCCTGCTCAGGGAGGCGGCCGACCCCGAAGGCGGAGGTGTCCACCGGCTGCGCGCCACCGGGCGGCTGCTGCGGGTCCGCGGCGGCCGCCGGCCCGTGCGGCCCGAGCTGCGCACCCCGGACGGATGGCGGCCGCTCACCCACAGCGAGCTGGTGAAGCTCACCGCCGACGAGCTGTACCGGTACACGGGCGTGCCGAACGACGAACTGCCCGTCGAGATCGCCGACAGCCGCGCCGCCGTGGCCGCGCTGCTGGCCGCCCGCCGGGCCGCCGCGCCGCCGCAGGACGCCTACGTCCGCTCCGAGCAGGCCCTCGTCATGGGCCACCCCCACCACCCGGCCCCCAAGGCCCGCGGCGGGGCGCCCGCGGCGCGCTGGCTGCCGTACGCCCCGGAGGCGCACGGCCGGTTCCCGCTGGTCTTCCTCGGACTGCGCGAGGACCAGGCCGCCGACGAGGGCGGGGCCGCCGCGGCCGGCGCGGTCGACGCGCTGGCCGGCCTCCTGGACGGGCCGCGCCCGCCCGCCGGCTACCGGCTGCTGCCCGCCCACCCGTGGCAGCTGGAGCTGGTCTCGGCGTCGCCGGCGGTACGGGCGGCGTTCGCCGACGGGCGGCTGCTGCGGCTGGGCGAGAGCCGCCTGCCGGCCTGGCCGACCGCCTCGGTCCGCACCCTGTACGTGCCCGGAGGCGGCGGGCACAGCGGTGGGCACGGCGACCTGTTCGTGAAGTTCAGCCTCGACGTGCGGATCACCAACGACGTCCGCCGGCTGTGGCGGCACGACCTGGTGAAGCTGCGCCGCACGGACGAGGCCGCCCGGGCCGGCTTCGAGGCGCTGCGCCGGGCCGGCTCGCCGGCGGCCTGGCTGTCCGACCGCGGCTACCGCACCGCCGCGTTCGCCTTCGAGGAGCTGGCGGTCCTGGTCCGCGACGGGCTGCGGCAGCACCTCGTGCCGGGCGCGGCGCCGGTGCTCGCGGCGGCCCTCGCCGAGGGGTACGAGGGCAGCCCGCTGGCCGCCGCGGCCGACCCGGAGGCCTGGTGGCGGGCGTATCTGCGCCATGTCGTGCCGCCGGCGCTGGAGCTGTTCGCCCGGCACGGCGTGGTGCTGGAGGCGCACGCCCAGAACACCGTGGTCGCGTTCGACGCCCACGGCATGCCCGTCCAAGCGCTGTTCCGCGACGCGGAGGGCGTGAAGCTGCCGGCGGACGGGGACCGCGCGGCCGCCTGGCAGCGGCTGGTCTACTGCCTGGTCGTCAACCACCTGGGCGGGGTGGGGGCGGCGCTCGCCGAGGCGCACCCCCGGGCCGCCGGGGCGGTGTGGCCGGCGGTGCGCGGGGAGTTCCGGCGGCATGCGGCCGAACGGGGCCTGCCCGAGGCGGCGGAGCTGCTGACGGCGCCGTCCCTGCCGGCGAAGACGAACCTGCTGCTGCGGTGGACCCGCGCCGACGGCGCGGACGCCCGCTACATCCCGCTGCCGAACCCCCTGCTGGCGGACGCGGAGGCTTAGGGGGTGTTGCGAGCGTCCCGCACGGCGCCCCCGGGGCGGCGGGATCCGGCCAAGGTGGGCGCGGGGCCCCTCTCCCGCCTCACTCAGAGGTATAGACCAATGCTACGTTGGTGGAGACCGCGCAATCCTTGACCGACCGTCAGAGGAGAAGCCATGTCCTCGTCCCCGCGGGACGGCGGCCCGGCCGCCGTGCCCAAGTACCAGCGGATCGCCGCAGCGCTGCGGCAGGAGCTCCAGGACGCCGTCCACGGCCCCGGAGGCAGACTCCCCTCCGAGCGCACCCTGGCGGCCCGGTACCGCGTCAACCGGCAGACCGTCCGCGCCGCGCTCCAGCAGTTGCGCGACGACGGCCTGATCGTCACCGAGCGCCGCGGCACCCGCTCGGCCGCCCCCGCGCCCGCACCCGGCCCCGCGCCCGCCCCCGCCCTGCCCGCGGGGGCCCCGGCCGCCTCCGGAGCCGCCGCCCCCGGCGCGCCGCCCGGCGCCGTACTCGTGCAGAGCTGGCTCGCCCGGGTCACCGTGCCGCCCTCCCTCGCCGCGCAGCTCGGCATGCAGGGCGGCGAGCGCACCCTGGTCCACCACCGCCGCGAGCGCGGCCCCGCCGGGCAGACCCTCCAGCACGCCGTCACCTACGTCTGCCCCCGCGCCCTCGCCGAGGCACCCGAGCTGGCCGGCTACCGCCGCGCCGCGGCCGTACGGGACGAGGACCCCGGGCCCCTCGACCGCTGGCTCGACCGCGCCGCCCGCGAGGGCCGCGTCGCCGAGACCATCACCATGACCCTCAGCAGCCGCCCCGCGTCCGCAGCCGCCGCCGGCGGCCTGTCCGTGCGCCGCACCCTGCACGACGACGCCGGCCGGCTCCTCGCCGTGACCGACCTCTCCTTCCCCACCTGGGACCGGCTGACCTTCCACCGCGACCGCGCGGTCAGCGGCTTCCAGGTCAGCTGACACACCCGCCCGCCGGCCGCCGCCGCCGGAGGGCGCCGCAGCATGCGGGACGCCCCGGCACCTGCCGGATCCCCGGCTCCCGCGCCCCGTACCCCCGCGAGCCGACGCGCCCCACCCGTCGGCACGCACCCGTCGGCACGCCGCCGGCACACGTACCCGCCGCCCGCCGCACCGGCACGCGGCCTCCGCTCCCGGCTCGCCTCCGCTGTCGGCCTGCATCCGCTCCCGGCCCCGCGACCGAAGCCGTACGCGCGCACATAACCCAGCCGCGCATAACCGGCAAATCTTGACGTACCCCAGGTGGAGCGACAAACATCGGGTCGAAAGTCAAGGTCACGCGCCGCAAGCCGACAAGCCCAAGGAGCGAAACCCGCATGCGAGCCCCTGCCCACACGCCCGCCGCCGAAACCGCCGCAGTGCCCCGCCCCCGCCCCGCCTCCGCGGCGCCCGGGATCGCGGACCTGCCGCGGATCGAGGAGCCCAGGGAGGTGGCACCGGCCGACGCGCGCGAGCTCTCCCGGGTCTTCTTCGGGCGGCTCCACGAACTCGAAGAGGGCACTCCGGAGCGCCGGTACGTCCGCAACACGCTCATCGAGATGAACGCCTCCCTCGTCCAGTACGCCGTACGCCGCTTCCGCGGCCGGGCCGACGCGGACGACATCGAGGACCTCGTCCAGGTCGGCACGATCGGACTCATCAAGGCGATCGACCGCTACGACCCCTCCCGCGAGACCGAGTTCGCCACCCTCGCCATGCCGTACATCACCGGCGAGATCAAACGGCACTTCCGCGACACCACCTGGGCCGTCCGCGTCCCGCGCCGCCTCCAGGAACTGCGCATCGACATCGCCAAGGCGAAGGAGGAGCTGACCGGCGCCCTCGACCGCTCGCCCACCGTCTCCGACATCGCCGCGCACCTCGACCTCACCGCGGAGGAGGTCGTCGAGGGGCTCTTCGCCGCCAACGGCCACACCAGCGGCTCCCTCGACGCCCCGCAGCCGGCCTTCACCGAATCCGGCGGCGACCCCGCCGAAGGCCAGACGCTCGCCGACGTCATCGGCGCCGAGGAGCCCGCCCTGGAACGCGTCGAGGACCTCCAGGCCCTCGCGCCCCTGCTGGAACGGCTCAGCGCCCGCGAGCGCCGCATGCTCCAGCTCCGCTTCGGCGACGAACTCACCCAGGCGCAGATCGGCGCCGCTCTCGGCATCTCCCAGATGCAGGTGTCGCGGCTGCTGACGCGCGTCCTGGCCCACCTGCGGGCCTCCATGCTGGCCGACCCCGCCGAGGACGGCGCCGCCCGCCGCTGACACCTCGGGGTGCCGCCCGCGATGTGGTCGGGATCACGCGCCGCACAGAGCCTCGGTGATCTCCACCACACCTCGCGCCGCCCCCCGCGTGAGGTGGGTCACCAGGGCGTTTGTCCCGGTTCGAGCCGGGCAGCGGAGTGACCGGAGCGCACCCCTCCGTCGGCCGCGGCCCGGCCGGCGGCAGGGGGGCGGGCAGATCCCGCACCGCTCCACGGCCCGCCCCGCACCCACCCCCCGCGCCGGCACGGGCCGTACCCGTACGACCCGCGAGGTGCATGTGTCCACGCTCCAGGCCGAACACGTCTACAAGGTGTTCGGAAGACGACCCGGCGCGGCGGTCCGCGCGCTCCGAGACGGCGCGAGCCGCGAGGAACTGCGCACCGACGGAGCGACGGCCGCCGTGATCGACGCCTCCTTCCGCGTCGAGCCCGGCGAGATCTTCGTCATCATGGGCCTGTCGGGATCGGGCAAGTCCACCCTGCTCCGCATGCTCAACGGACTGCTCGAACCCACCGACGGGCGCATCCTCTTCGACGGCCGCGACCTCACCGCCCTCTCCCGCCGCGAGCTGCGCCACGTCCGCTCCACGAAAATCAGCATGGTCTTCCAGCACTTCGCGCTCTTCCCGCACCGCAGCGTCCTGGAGAACGCCGCCTACGGCCTGGAGGTCCAGGGAGCCGACCGCGCCGACCGCGAGCGCCGCGCCGCCGAAGCCCTGGAACTCTGCGGGCTCTCCGGCTGGCAGGACTCCTGGCCCGACGAGCTGTCCGGCGGCATGCAGCAGCGCGTCGGCCTCGCCCGCGCCCTCGCCACCGACGCCGACCTGCTCCTGATGGACGAGTCCTTCAGCGCCCTCGACCCGCTGATCCGCCGCGACATGCAGGACCAGTTGCTCGAACTGCAGAAGACCCTCGGCAAGACCATCGTCTTCATCACGCACGACCTCAACGAGGCCATGCGCCTCGGCGACGGCATCGCCGTCATGCGCGACGGCCGCATCGTCCAGCAGGGCACCGCCGAGGACATCCTCACCCGCCCCGCCGACGACTACGTCGCCTCGTTCGTCCAGGACGTCGACCGCTCCCGCGTGCTGACCGCCGACGCCGTCATGACCGGCCCCGGTGCCGGCTGCTCCTGCGGCTGCCCGACCGTCACCCCCGACACCCCGCTCGCCGACCTGTGCGCCGTCAGCGCCCGCGTCCCGCACCCCGTCGCCGTGACCGGCACCGACGGCGCCGTCGTCGGCACCGTCGCGCAGGACCGGCTCGTCGCCTTCATCGGCGACGAGCACCGGGCCCCCGTACGCTGTGAGGAGGCGGCCGCCTGATGCCCCGTCTGAACCCTGGCGCCTGGGCCGACTCCGCCGTCGACTTCCTCCAGCAGCACCTGTCCTGGCTGTTCGACGCCGTCAGCGCCGTCGTCACCGGCCTCTACGACGGCATCCACGCCGTGCTGTCCGCCCCGGCCCCGCTGCTGCTCGCCGGCCTCCTCGCGGTCGCCGCCTGGTGGCTGCGCGGACTCCTCGCCGCCGTGCTCGCCTTCGCCGGCCTCGCCCTCGTCGACTCCGTCGGCCTGTGGTCCGACGCCATGGCCACCCTGTCCCTGGTCCTCGTCGCCACCCTGGCCACCCTCGCCATCGCCGTCCCGATCGGCATCCAGGCGGCCCGCTCGCCGCGGCTCGGCGCCGCACTGCGGCCAGTCCTGGACTTCATGCAGACCATGCCCGCGATGGTCTACCTCATTCCCGGCGTCGTCTTCTTCGGTGTCGGCGTGGTCCCCGGCATCATCGCCACCATCGTCTTCGCGCTGCCGCCCGGCGTCCGCATGACCGAGCTGGGCATCCGCCAGGTCGACCCCGAACTCGTCGAAGCCGCCGACGCCTTCGGCACCACCCCGCGGAACACGCTCCTGCGGGTCCAGCTGCCGCTCGCCCTGCCCACCGTCATGGCCGGCGTCAACCAGGTCATCATGCTCGGCCTGTCCATGGTGGTCATCGCCGGCATGGTCGGCGGCGGAGGCCTCGGCGGCGCCGTCTACAAGGCCATCGGCAACGTCGACATCGGCCTCGGCTTCGAGGCCGGCCTGTCCATCGTCATCCTCGCCATGTACCTGGACCGGATGACCGCCGCCCTCGGCCGCCAGGTCTCCCCGACCGGCCGCCGCGCCCTCGCCCGGGCCCGCTCCGCGGCCACCGGCGCCGCCCGCCTGTGGCAGCACCGCCCGCAGCCCGCGTACGCCGTCACCGCCGCGGCCGTCCTCGCCCTCCTCGCCGGCGGACTGCACACCTTCGGCGGAGCCGCGAACGGCCCCGCGGCCGCCGCCGGCCCCGGCAAGGGCCGCACCCTCACCATCGGCTACATCCCGTGGGACGAGGGCATCGCCTCCACCTACCTGTGGAAGGAGCTGCTGGAGCGCCGCGGCTTCCGCGTCGAGGCCCGCCAGCTGGAGCTCGGCGCGCTCTTCACCGGGCTCGCCGGCGGCCGCGTCGACTTCCAGACCGACGCCTGGCTGCCCGTCACCCAGGCCTCGTACTGGGAGAAGTACGGCGACCGGATCGACGACCTCGGCGCCTGGTACGGGCCGACCTCCATCGAACTGACCGTCCCCTCCTACGTGAAGGACGTCCGCTCCCTCGCCGACCTCAAGGGCAAGGGCGACCGCTTCAAGGGCCGCATCATCGGCATCGAGCCCAGCGCCGGCGCGATGGGCATCCTCAAGGACCGGGTCCTGAAGGAGTACGGCCTGGAGGGCGAGTACGAGGTCGTCGACGGCTC
Coding sequences within:
- a CDS encoding IucA/IucC family protein, translated to MNLPDSPAEEAVSAELAEVRPALVAAYGAALGGARAAVLTRLWRALASEPLPWVARRERGPGGTAVLLADGRRLEGPPADPYATAPHVTGLRLGGAVFSQAGRLVRALGVPHGEAFAAELDDSTASLALSLAGQPDGPEEAPAAAWEWEQRIVDGHPYHPSCRSRPGFTVAEQLAYAPEHRPVVELAAVSVPAAECLVTGEWPDRLRQGGRILLPVHPWQAEHVLKQADRIPLPGAAAHPLMALRTLSPVGGGPHVKTALSTRLTSSVRDISRYSVETAAAVSAFAQGLAARLDGRLHFTRTLAAATAHGPDLAAVLREPPEAYADAAAGEQVVPVAALALAPFARSADWQARFARLALPVCLRVLELGVALEAHGQNLLVVLSPGGDPLRLVYRDLADVRISPARLARHGLAAPPVAGRLVTDDPVVLRRKLFGSLVAGALAATAGSAEALGRALAAAAPELPATDDTAALLADPLPAKALTLMRLSPEVPGDQWTALDNPLMGGERAVRAG
- a CDS encoding class I SAM-dependent methyltransferase is translated as MSETAYLSSVRASYDAVAVDCARLLGTALDGRPLDRALLAAFAESVRAGGPRGAAGPAVADLGCGPGRITAHLNRLGVRAFGVDLSPAMVAVARRSHPGLRFEVGAMGSLDVADGALAGAVAWHSTLHTPPEELPSLFGEFARVLAPGGHLLLAFGAGEGRVRLDRAYGHAVDLTVHRMPPDRVAELLSGAGLAESARLVRQPEAGEDCPQGFLLARKASPAA
- a CDS encoding SigB/SigF/SigG family RNA polymerase sigma factor; translation: MRAPAHTPAAETAAVPRPRPASAAPGIADLPRIEEPREVAPADARELSRVFFGRLHELEEGTPERRYVRNTLIEMNASLVQYAVRRFRGRADADDIEDLVQVGTIGLIKAIDRYDPSRETEFATLAMPYITGEIKRHFRDTTWAVRVPRRLQELRIDIAKAKEELTGALDRSPTVSDIAAHLDLTAEEVVEGLFAANGHTSGSLDAPQPAFTESGGDPAEGQTLADVIGAEEPALERVEDLQALAPLLERLSARERRMLQLRFGDELTQAQIGAALGISQMQVSRLLTRVLAHLRASMLADPAEDGAARR
- a CDS encoding IucA/IucC family protein; protein product: MESVDLNAAADELSAAPLLNCLLREAADPEGGGVHRLRATGRLLRVRGGRRPVRPELRTPDGWRPLTHSELVKLTADELYRYTGVPNDELPVEIADSRAAVAALLAARRAAAPPQDAYVRSEQALVMGHPHHPAPKARGGAPAARWLPYAPEAHGRFPLVFLGLREDQAADEGGAAAAGAVDALAGLLDGPRPPAGYRLLPAHPWQLELVSASPAVRAAFADGRLLRLGESRLPAWPTASVRTLYVPGGGGHSGGHGDLFVKFSLDVRITNDVRRLWRHDLVKLRRTDEAARAGFEALRRAGSPAAWLSDRGYRTAAFAFEELAVLVRDGLRQHLVPGAAPVLAAALAEGYEGSPLAAAADPEAWWRAYLRHVVPPALELFARHGVVLEAHAQNTVVAFDAHGMPVQALFRDAEGVKLPADGDRAAAWQRLVYCLVVNHLGGVGAALAEAHPRAAGAVWPAVRGEFRRHAAERGLPEAAELLTAPSLPAKTNLLLRWTRADGADARYIPLPNPLLADAEA
- a CDS encoding ABC transporter permease/substrate binding protein codes for the protein MPRLNPGAWADSAVDFLQQHLSWLFDAVSAVVTGLYDGIHAVLSAPAPLLLAGLLAVAAWWLRGLLAAVLAFAGLALVDSVGLWSDAMATLSLVLVATLATLAIAVPIGIQAARSPRLGAALRPVLDFMQTMPAMVYLIPGVVFFGVGVVPGIIATIVFALPPGVRMTELGIRQVDPELVEAADAFGTTPRNTLLRVQLPLALPTVMAGVNQVIMLGLSMVVIAGMVGGGGLGGAVYKAIGNVDIGLGFEAGLSIVILAMYLDRMTAALGRQVSPTGRRALARARSAATGAARLWQHRPQPAYAVTAAAVLALLAGGLHTFGGAANGPAAAAGPGKGRTLTIGYIPWDEGIASTYLWKELLERRGFRVEARQLELGALFTGLAGGRVDFQTDAWLPVTQASYWEKYGDRIDDLGAWYGPTSIELTVPSYVKDVRSLADLKGKGDRFKGRIIGIEPSAGAMGILKDRVLKEYGLEGEYEVVDGSTPGMLAELQRAQAKQEPVVVTLWSPHWAYASYDLHKLEDPRKAWGQGDGIHTLARKGFARDEPEVAAWLRSFTLDEKQLTGLEAKIQAGGKGKEQEAVRAWLAEHPEVAEAATA
- a CDS encoding quaternary amine ABC transporter ATP-binding protein, giving the protein MSTLQAEHVYKVFGRRPGAAVRALRDGASREELRTDGATAAVIDASFRVEPGEIFVIMGLSGSGKSTLLRMLNGLLEPTDGRILFDGRDLTALSRRELRHVRSTKISMVFQHFALFPHRSVLENAAYGLEVQGADRADRERRAAEALELCGLSGWQDSWPDELSGGMQQRVGLARALATDADLLLMDESFSALDPLIRRDMQDQLLELQKTLGKTIVFITHDLNEAMRLGDGIAVMRDGRIVQQGTAEDILTRPADDYVASFVQDVDRSRVLTADAVMTGPGAGCSCGCPTVTPDTPLADLCAVSARVPHPVAVTGTDGAVVGTVAQDRLVAFIGDEHRAPVRCEEAAA
- a CDS encoding GntR family transcriptional regulator, which produces MSSSPRDGGPAAVPKYQRIAAALRQELQDAVHGPGGRLPSERTLAARYRVNRQTVRAALQQLRDDGLIVTERRGTRSAAPAPAPGPAPAPALPAGAPAASGAAAPGAPPGAVLVQSWLARVTVPPSLAAQLGMQGGERTLVHHRRERGPAGQTLQHAVTYVCPRALAEAPELAGYRRAAAVRDEDPGPLDRWLDRAAREGRVAETITMTLSSRPASAAAAGGLSVRRTLHDDAGRLLAVTDLSFPTWDRLTFHRDRAVSGFQVS